One genomic segment of Linepithema humile isolate Giens D197 chromosome 5, Lhum_UNIL_v1.0, whole genome shotgun sequence includes these proteins:
- the Asx gene encoding polycomb group protein Asx isoform X1 encodes MPRQSYTACPDVSLVDDVKAVGTVMDTDVELGKSEGCETIPGCSGYSSMVHSKKVIKHALRQQAKRRRKNTTIAAGNSRTLPRIVVKPLPPPPPNDPPSPVNNVQHINTAAEEPAATMREVLASLPGFSLKSSRRRSTKRLSATAQLEAGLVDLESPASILASTSLRALLNRHTFQGLPPLYQRKLAQLLPAVDRQDAAISGLNNEFFARACLEWRKRLAEGEFTPENQQRLKMEAERDKNKLDPWKVKHFEPIWGEKREPKLKSSLHYITESRSSGAVTRSSLRLRLESNVDIPASEHAVCPIVMTEDKVDTSCKTEISIKSSDLANSEEAQQNLLPLDYNALPEHLTDEKHLDDPLQISSVDVAEDIQMHESKAEEIDKITDICEKQDIAEVSDITRQVCQENISNIYDEETDFSSGEKNLQPVENNVIEASEEDTVLLPDDNSSPRSNEQIERASHTSADSISQLSNEYISQTSIDQISQISKEQISQISNDQIYQISDCETTSILDNSSPQDQVRPADIVMEDTSLMNSDQTEVTQASHENPADSESHIPEEMEIDSETLQRIHELEVRGEMREMYEEISGCPEEIIYPILEGMEMASTNAEVTESQVVSGQTEDTRETDINAGNEDEALREANNYVCSEMLECSWTVDPTVNNISNNNNRAQEELQVPWPLVAAALDGSVAANITVTTQDECSETSTTTDSTSGSQQFINADTNVESVNCIQLPVVQGAAFQSDGLAIGTPGNSCVMKSLQSQSPPIIAFPQLQSIRFVQTNFSPEQETASSLTNNSPAISAQLQPQPSAAPQVNMIRTQDTNTQLSAQNGNARNNVNQNTIATQGQVQNALPTAMGVQPQNRAQNAIVIQHQTTTSARQIAAAVHQQQPQQQQQQQQQQQQQQQQQQQQQQQQQYAGPSITVSSRPSRVSNQGSQRGSRSSNKEQGGGRSRSSTKEPPGAVNLERSYQICQAVIQSSPNRDQLKAHLKPPPSLLAKGDGAFTTSKSGGRTLTTVKPQKTQQAIQNKQAQNKTQAVMLRHVFPTARQATSTEVTESTPIAQLGSTTSNGLGQYILVQRTGVGDSAPRASSAPPVPPQIAGMGVGVHLVRGRPASAGEGSHQAVTLKARGADSRVTGGAEPGAPGMIIGGDPPPPCECNMRGAMVICRQCGAFCHDDCIGPQRICATCLIR; translated from the exons ATGCCGCGGCAATCTTACACCGCGTGCCCAGACGTTTCGCTTGTTGACGATGTCAAAGCTGTAGGTACTGTCATGGACACAGATGTAGAGCTTGGCAAAAGTGAAGGGTGCGAAACTATCCCGGGGTGCTCCGGTTACTCTAGCATGGTACACAGTAAGAAAGTCATTAAACATGCCTTACGACAGCAAGCCAAACGGCGTAGGAAGAACACGACAATAGCGGCTGGCAATTCTCGCACATTGCCTAGGATTGTTGTCAAACCGTtaccaccaccgccgccaaACGATCCACCATCTCCAGTTAATAATGTGCAACACATCAATACTG CAGCGGAAGAACCTGCTGCCACAATGAGAGAAGTTTTGGCTAGTTTACCTGGATTTAGTTTGAAGTCAAGTCGCAGACGATCTACAAAGAGATTGTCAGCAACTGCGCAATTAGAAGCTGGTCTTGTAGATTTGGAATCACCAGCAAGCATATTAGCAAGTACAAGCTTACGTGCTCTATTAAATAGGCATACATTTCAAGGTTTACCTCCACTGTATCAACGGAAACTTGCGCAACTTCTACCTGCTGTAGATAGACAG GATGCTGCTATCTCTGGATTAAACAATGAATTCTTCGCAAGAGCTTGTCTAGAATGGCGGAAACGTTTAGCCGAAGGAGAATTCACTCCTGAAAATCAGCAACGCCTGAAAATGGAAGCGGAGCGGGATAAGAATAAGTTAGATCCATGGAAAGTGAAACACTTCGAACCGATATGGGGCGAAAAACGAGAACCTAAACTCAAATCGAGTCTCCATTATATCACCGAGTCACGTTCTAGTGGTGCAGTGACACGTTCGAGTTTAAGACTTCGTCTGGAGTCTAATGTGGATATCCCTGCATCGGAACATGCTGTCTGTCCTATCGTGATGACAGAAGATAAGGTCGACACCAGCTGCAAGACCGAAATCAGTATAAAGAGTTCCGATTTGGCTAATTCTGAAGAAGCGCAACAAAATCTACTGCCTTTGGATTATAATGCATTACCGGAGCACTTGACTGACGAGAAACACTTGGACGATCCTCTGCAGATAAGTTCTGTAGATGTGGCGGAAGATATTCAAATGCATGAAAGTAAAGCCGAAGAAATTGACAAGATCACGGATATTTGTGAGAAGCAGGATATAGCTGAAGTTAGCGACATTACGAGGCAAGTTTGTCAAGAAAACATCTCGAATATCTACGACGAAGAAACGGATTTCTCCTCCGGCGAGAAGAATTTGCAACctgtagaaaataatgtaatagaaGCGTCGGAGGAAGACACTGTGTTATTGCCGGATGATAATTCGTCGCCCAGATCTAATGAACAGATAGAGCGCGCGTCGCATACGTCCGCGGATTCAATTTCGCAGTTATCCAACGAATATATATCGCAAACATCCATAGATCAAATTTCTCAAATCTCGAAAGAACAGATCTCGCAAATATCTAACgatcaaatttatcaaatatcgGATTGCGAGACCACGAGTATCCTTGACAATTCATCGCCGCAAGATCAAGTCAGGCCCGCGGATATCGTCATGGAGGACACCAGTCTGATGAACAGCGATCAAACTGAAGTAACACAGGCTTCGCATGAGAATCCGGCGGACAGCGAATCTCACATTCCAGAAGAAATGGAAATTGACAGCGAAACTTTGCAGCGTATTCACGAACTCGAG gtACGGGGAGAAATGCGCGAAATGTATGAAGAGATTTCGGGATGTCCGGAAGAGATAATATACCCCATTCTTGAGGGAATGGAAATGGCTTCGACCAATGCGGAAGTAACGGAGTCGCAAGTTGTATCCGGACAAACTGAAGACACTAGGGAAACAGACATAAATGCCGGTAACGAAGATGAAGCTCTTCGGGAGGCGAATAATTATGTCTGCTCTGAAATGCTAGAATGCAGCTGGACGGTGGATCCGACTGTTAACAATATCAGTAACAACAATAACAGG GCGCAAGAGGAGCTGCAGGTACCCTGGCCTTTGGTGGCAGCTGCGCTCGACGGATCTGTAGCGGCTAATATCACAGTAACAACGCAGGATGAGTGCAGCGAAACCTCGACGACGACCGACTCTACGAGTGGTTCGCAGCAATTTATTAACGCGGATACTAATGTAGAATCCGTCAACTGTATTCAGTTGCCGGTTGTTCAAGGAGCCGCGTTTCAATCGGACGGCTTAGCCATCGGCACGCCGGGAAACAGTTGCGTGATGAAGAGCTTGCAGTCGCAGAGTCCGCCGATTATCGCGTTTCCGCAGCTGCAGTCCATCAGATTCGTGCAGACCAACTTCAGTCCGGAGCAGGAGACGGCATCCTCGCTGACAAACAACTCGCCCGCGATCTCGGCCCAACTTCAGCCCCAGCCAAGCGCCGCCCCTCAGGTTAACATGATACGAACGCAGGATACCAACACTCAACTAAGTGCTCAAAACGGCAATGCACGTAATAACGTGAATCAGAACACCATCGCGACGCAGGGTCAAGTGCAAAATGCTCTCCCGACTGCAATGGGAGTGCAGCCTCAGAATCGCGCGCAGAACGCGATCGTTATTCAACACCAAACTACAACGTCTGCCCGACAAATTGCAGCGGCTGTGCATCAACAGCAaccgcagcagcagcagcagcaacaacaacagcagcagcagcagcagcagcagcagcagcaacaacaacaacaacaacaatatGCTGGACCATCCATAACTGTCTCATCGCGACCATCACGTGTATCGAATCAAGGCAGCCAAAGAGGCTCACGGAGCAGTAATAAAGAACAAGGTGGAGGTAGATCGAGAAGTTCTACGAAAGAACCTCCGGGTGCTGTCAATTTGGAGCGCAGTTATCAGATATGTCAAGCg GTCATACAAAGCTCACCGAATAGAGATCAATTGAAAGCCCATTTAAAGCCACCACCTAGTTTGCTCGCTAAAGGAGATGGTGCATTTACAACTAGTAAATCTGGCGGACGCACCCTGACGACAGTCAAACCTCAGAAAACGCAGCAAGCGATACAAAATAAACAAGCTCAAAATAAGACGCAAGCCGTCATGCTGAGACATGTATTCCCTACAGCGCGTCAGGCTACATCAACGGAG GTTACAGAAAGCACTCCTATAGCGCAGCTTGGTTCCACCACCAGCAACGGTCTCGGGCAATACATACTTGTACAAAGAACGGGAGTCGGAGACAGTGCGCCAAGAGCGTCATCCGCTCCTCCAGTACCGCCGCAGATCGCAGGGATGGGCGTTGGGGTCCATTTGGTGCGAGGGAGACCGGCGAGCGCCGGGGAGGGTTCTCACCAGGCGGTTACCCTGAAAGCGAGAGGCGCGGATAGTAGAGTGACGGGCGGCGCGGAACCCGGTGCACCCGGTATGATAATTGGCGGCGATCCTCCACCACCCTGTGAATGTAATATGCGTGGAGCCATGGTAATTTGTCGGCAGTGTGGTGCCTTCTGCCATGATGATTGCATCGGGCCTCAACGTATCTGTGCTACCTGCCTCATACGTTAA
- the Asx gene encoding polycomb group protein Asx isoform X2 produces the protein MPRQSYTACPDVSLVDDVKAVGTVMDTDVELGKSEGCETIPGCSGYSSMVHSKKVIKHALRQQAKRRRKNTTIAAGNSRTLPRIVVKPLPPPPPNDPPSPVNNVQHINTAAEEPAATMREVLASLPGFSLKSSRRRSTKRLSATAQLEAGLVDLESPASILASTSLRALLNRHTFQGLPPLYQRKLAQLLPAVDRQDAAISGLNNEFFARACLEWRKRLAEGEFTPENQQRLKMEAERDKNKLDPWKVKHFEPIWGEKREPKLKSSLHYITESRSSGAVTRSSLRLRLESNVDIPASEHAVCPIVMTEDKVDTSCKTEISIKSSDLANSEEAQQNLLPLDYNALPEHLTDEKHLDDPLQISSVDVAEDIQMHESKAEEIDKITDICEKQDIAEVSDITRQVCQENISNIYDEETDFSSGEKNLQPVENNVIEASEEDTVLLPDDNSSPRSNEQIERASHTSADSISQLSNEYISQTSIDQISQISKEQISQISNDQIYQISDCETTSILDNSSPQDQVRPADIVMEDTSLMNSDQTEVTQASHENPADSESHIPEEMEIDSETLQRIHELEVRGEMREMYEEISGCPEEIIYPILEGMEMASTNAEVTESQVVSGQTEDTRETDINAGNEDEALREANNYVCSEMLECSWTVDPTVNNISNNNNRAQEELQVPWPLVAAALDGSVAANITVTTQDECSETSTTTDSTSGSQQFINADTNVESVNCIQLPVVQGAAFQSDGLAIGTPGNSCVMKSLQSQSPPIIAFPQLQSIRFVQTNFSPEQETASSLTNNSPAISAQLQPQPSAAPQVNMIRTQDTNTQLSAQNGNARNNVNQNTIATQGQVQNALPTAMGVQPQNRAQNAIVIQHQTTTSARQIAAAVHQQQPQQQQQQQQQQQQQQQQQQQQQQQQQYAGPSITVSSRPSRVSNQGSQRGSRSSNKEQGGGRSRSSTKEPPGAVNLERSYQICQAVIQSSPNRDQLKAHLKPPPSLLAKGDGAFTTSKSGGRTLTTVKPQKTQQAIQNKQAQNKTQAVMLRHVFPTARQATSTEC, from the exons ATGCCGCGGCAATCTTACACCGCGTGCCCAGACGTTTCGCTTGTTGACGATGTCAAAGCTGTAGGTACTGTCATGGACACAGATGTAGAGCTTGGCAAAAGTGAAGGGTGCGAAACTATCCCGGGGTGCTCCGGTTACTCTAGCATGGTACACAGTAAGAAAGTCATTAAACATGCCTTACGACAGCAAGCCAAACGGCGTAGGAAGAACACGACAATAGCGGCTGGCAATTCTCGCACATTGCCTAGGATTGTTGTCAAACCGTtaccaccaccgccgccaaACGATCCACCATCTCCAGTTAATAATGTGCAACACATCAATACTG CAGCGGAAGAACCTGCTGCCACAATGAGAGAAGTTTTGGCTAGTTTACCTGGATTTAGTTTGAAGTCAAGTCGCAGACGATCTACAAAGAGATTGTCAGCAACTGCGCAATTAGAAGCTGGTCTTGTAGATTTGGAATCACCAGCAAGCATATTAGCAAGTACAAGCTTACGTGCTCTATTAAATAGGCATACATTTCAAGGTTTACCTCCACTGTATCAACGGAAACTTGCGCAACTTCTACCTGCTGTAGATAGACAG GATGCTGCTATCTCTGGATTAAACAATGAATTCTTCGCAAGAGCTTGTCTAGAATGGCGGAAACGTTTAGCCGAAGGAGAATTCACTCCTGAAAATCAGCAACGCCTGAAAATGGAAGCGGAGCGGGATAAGAATAAGTTAGATCCATGGAAAGTGAAACACTTCGAACCGATATGGGGCGAAAAACGAGAACCTAAACTCAAATCGAGTCTCCATTATATCACCGAGTCACGTTCTAGTGGTGCAGTGACACGTTCGAGTTTAAGACTTCGTCTGGAGTCTAATGTGGATATCCCTGCATCGGAACATGCTGTCTGTCCTATCGTGATGACAGAAGATAAGGTCGACACCAGCTGCAAGACCGAAATCAGTATAAAGAGTTCCGATTTGGCTAATTCTGAAGAAGCGCAACAAAATCTACTGCCTTTGGATTATAATGCATTACCGGAGCACTTGACTGACGAGAAACACTTGGACGATCCTCTGCAGATAAGTTCTGTAGATGTGGCGGAAGATATTCAAATGCATGAAAGTAAAGCCGAAGAAATTGACAAGATCACGGATATTTGTGAGAAGCAGGATATAGCTGAAGTTAGCGACATTACGAGGCAAGTTTGTCAAGAAAACATCTCGAATATCTACGACGAAGAAACGGATTTCTCCTCCGGCGAGAAGAATTTGCAACctgtagaaaataatgtaatagaaGCGTCGGAGGAAGACACTGTGTTATTGCCGGATGATAATTCGTCGCCCAGATCTAATGAACAGATAGAGCGCGCGTCGCATACGTCCGCGGATTCAATTTCGCAGTTATCCAACGAATATATATCGCAAACATCCATAGATCAAATTTCTCAAATCTCGAAAGAACAGATCTCGCAAATATCTAACgatcaaatttatcaaatatcgGATTGCGAGACCACGAGTATCCTTGACAATTCATCGCCGCAAGATCAAGTCAGGCCCGCGGATATCGTCATGGAGGACACCAGTCTGATGAACAGCGATCAAACTGAAGTAACACAGGCTTCGCATGAGAATCCGGCGGACAGCGAATCTCACATTCCAGAAGAAATGGAAATTGACAGCGAAACTTTGCAGCGTATTCACGAACTCGAG gtACGGGGAGAAATGCGCGAAATGTATGAAGAGATTTCGGGATGTCCGGAAGAGATAATATACCCCATTCTTGAGGGAATGGAAATGGCTTCGACCAATGCGGAAGTAACGGAGTCGCAAGTTGTATCCGGACAAACTGAAGACACTAGGGAAACAGACATAAATGCCGGTAACGAAGATGAAGCTCTTCGGGAGGCGAATAATTATGTCTGCTCTGAAATGCTAGAATGCAGCTGGACGGTGGATCCGACTGTTAACAATATCAGTAACAACAATAACAGG GCGCAAGAGGAGCTGCAGGTACCCTGGCCTTTGGTGGCAGCTGCGCTCGACGGATCTGTAGCGGCTAATATCACAGTAACAACGCAGGATGAGTGCAGCGAAACCTCGACGACGACCGACTCTACGAGTGGTTCGCAGCAATTTATTAACGCGGATACTAATGTAGAATCCGTCAACTGTATTCAGTTGCCGGTTGTTCAAGGAGCCGCGTTTCAATCGGACGGCTTAGCCATCGGCACGCCGGGAAACAGTTGCGTGATGAAGAGCTTGCAGTCGCAGAGTCCGCCGATTATCGCGTTTCCGCAGCTGCAGTCCATCAGATTCGTGCAGACCAACTTCAGTCCGGAGCAGGAGACGGCATCCTCGCTGACAAACAACTCGCCCGCGATCTCGGCCCAACTTCAGCCCCAGCCAAGCGCCGCCCCTCAGGTTAACATGATACGAACGCAGGATACCAACACTCAACTAAGTGCTCAAAACGGCAATGCACGTAATAACGTGAATCAGAACACCATCGCGACGCAGGGTCAAGTGCAAAATGCTCTCCCGACTGCAATGGGAGTGCAGCCTCAGAATCGCGCGCAGAACGCGATCGTTATTCAACACCAAACTACAACGTCTGCCCGACAAATTGCAGCGGCTGTGCATCAACAGCAaccgcagcagcagcagcagcaacaacaacagcagcagcagcagcagcagcagcagcagcaacaacaacaacaacaacaatatGCTGGACCATCCATAACTGTCTCATCGCGACCATCACGTGTATCGAATCAAGGCAGCCAAAGAGGCTCACGGAGCAGTAATAAAGAACAAGGTGGAGGTAGATCGAGAAGTTCTACGAAAGAACCTCCGGGTGCTGTCAATTTGGAGCGCAGTTATCAGATATGTCAAGCg GTCATACAAAGCTCACCGAATAGAGATCAATTGAAAGCCCATTTAAAGCCACCACCTAGTTTGCTCGCTAAAGGAGATGGTGCATTTACAACTAGTAAATCTGGCGGACGCACCCTGACGACAGTCAAACCTCAGAAAACGCAGCAAGCGATACAAAATAAACAAGCTCAAAATAAGACGCAAGCCGTCATGCTGAGACATGTATTCCCTACAGCGCGTCAGGCTACATCAACGGAG TGCTAA